A single region of the Curtobacterium sp. MCBD17_035 genome encodes:
- a CDS encoding GNAT family protein: MAASTSRQTRPGPRGRSPHSPPPPLCNWARRRPGAPRLASTSPFHHSRPSAEHSVNGTRGRWDALEPISPDLARRIVAREERPGDDWHREYPLDDELDPLTSLSAAKPTATPFTMYLVRRTGDGRAVGGLGFFGPPDATGQVEFGYGLVPSARGAGLATEAVGLALEHASAWGARVAVADTDVKNIASQRFLTKNGLVEVGRDDALVYYRRSFASR, encoded by the coding sequence ATGGCCGCGTCGACGTCACGACAAACACGGCCTGGCCCTCGCGGACGTTCGCCCCACAGTCCTCCGCCCCCGCTGTGCAACTGGGCTAGGCGACGGCCTGGCGCGCCTCGGCTTGCGAGCACATCGCCCTTCCATCACAGTCGCCCGTCCGCTGAACATTCGGTCAACGGGACACGAGGACGATGGGATGCACTGGAGCCAATCTCCCCGGACCTCGCCCGGCGGATCGTTGCGCGGGAGGAGCGACCCGGAGATGACTGGCACCGCGAGTACCCCTTAGACGATGAGCTGGACCCGTTGACGTCTCTGTCGGCCGCGAAACCAACAGCGACTCCCTTCACGATGTACCTGGTCCGGAGGACTGGCGACGGGCGCGCTGTCGGAGGCTTGGGTTTCTTCGGCCCACCGGATGCGACAGGTCAGGTCGAGTTCGGTTACGGTCTCGTGCCGTCGGCCCGAGGGGCAGGTCTTGCGACTGAAGCGGTTGGACTGGCCCTCGAACATGCCTCCGCATGGGGCGCTCGCGTCGCGGTCGCCGACACCGATGTCAAAAACATCGCCTCTCAACGGTTCCTGACAAAGAACGGTCTCGTGGAGGTCGGCCGTGACGATGCGCTGGTCTACTACCGACGCAGCTTCGCGTCTCGATAG